A portion of the Streptomyces platensis genome contains these proteins:
- a CDS encoding terpene synthase family protein, giving the protein MPDIFHPFPYRISPYVAQAREHLTDWTRRIGLIEREAARKRFAKADFGWFAAMVYPTADATQLNLMADWFAWLFLVDDQLDDGSIGRSPEQARDIVDGMRAVLESPDHGAAAAADRDGPVAVSALADLWLRTAPHATANWRRRFVQHLDDCLTVAATWEAGNRVAGTVPDEETYIEMRRHTGAIYVCMDLIDIVERIDIPDSLYADAQFRAALDAACNVVCWTNDVYSLAKERALGEVHNLVHIVEHHRGLDTPGALDHVCAATSTETMLFLEKERELLAARPEHHAVLVPGLAGMRTWMRGNLDWSRSTKRYRPVEGDEEIRPDEYLEASLMKVDQ; this is encoded by the coding sequence GTGCCGGACATTTTCCACCCCTTTCCCTACCGGATCAGCCCGTATGTCGCCCAGGCCCGTGAGCATCTGACGGACTGGACACGGCGTATCGGGCTGATAGAGCGGGAAGCCGCCAGAAAGCGCTTTGCGAAAGCCGACTTCGGCTGGTTCGCGGCAATGGTGTATCCCACCGCCGACGCCACCCAGCTGAATCTCATGGCGGACTGGTTCGCCTGGCTCTTTCTCGTCGACGACCAGCTGGACGACGGAAGCATCGGACGCAGCCCCGAACAGGCACGGGACATCGTGGACGGAATGCGGGCGGTCCTGGAGAGCCCGGATCACGGGGCGGCGGCCGCGGCCGACCGGGACGGCCCGGTGGCGGTCTCCGCGCTCGCCGATCTGTGGCTGCGTACGGCACCGCACGCCACCGCGAATTGGCGCCGCCGGTTCGTCCAGCACCTGGACGACTGCCTCACCGTGGCCGCCACCTGGGAGGCCGGGAACCGGGTCGCGGGAACGGTGCCGGACGAGGAGACCTATATCGAAATGCGCCGGCACACCGGTGCGATCTATGTCTGTATGGACCTCATCGACATCGTCGAGCGCATCGATATCCCCGATTCCCTCTATGCCGATGCGCAGTTCCGGGCCGCTCTCGACGCCGCGTGCAACGTCGTGTGCTGGACCAACGACGTGTACTCGCTCGCAAAGGAGCGCGCACTGGGCGAGGTCCACAATCTCGTCCATATCGTCGAGCACCACCGGGGACTGGACACACCCGGGGCACTGGACCACGTCTGCGCCGCCACCTCGACCGAGACCATGCTGTTCCTCGAAAAGGAGCGGGAACTCCTGGCGGCCCGCCCCGAGCACCACGCGGTACTCGTCCCCGGTCTCGCGGGCATGCGGACCTGGATGCGAGGAAATCTCGACTGGTCCAGGAGCACCAAGCGCTATCGCCCCGTGGAAGGCGACGAGGAAATACGGCCGGATGAGTACCTGGAGGCGAGTCTCATGAAGGTGGACCAGTGA
- a CDS encoding cytochrome P450 — translation MPRLSLRENLVGLAEMRRDQLAFLVRSVRTHGDIFHMRLGGLPTVMVNHPDYLQHVLVDNHQNYDKDNFLYRATRTVLREGLIANKGGEPWRRHRRIMQPSFSRSSVADFTTNISDLTGDLLRQWEEPAGRGAVVEVTTEIANLALRIVLRALFGVDADDRGRRFERDFLEVNAIAGDFFRFPFPPLSWYSPSRNRLRQLIREMDGFIAYLIDARLARESEKPDLFTLLLNAMDEETGTGLTHEQLANEILAMIIAGYETSSNSISWIFYQLAAYPDIQRRVHDEVDSVLDGRVPTLDDLPRLTYTRMVIDETLRLFTPAWQTMRHAVDDDVIGGYRIPRGTDVYLNLFTFHRHPDFWPDPARFDPERFTPEEIARRPRHVYQPFGSGPRHCLGKHFALTELHIITAMLAQAFHITRPEGQAPVGFAPLITLHPKGGIHLRLHRR, via the coding sequence GTGCCGCGACTGAGCCTGCGCGAGAATCTCGTGGGGCTTGCGGAAATGCGGCGCGACCAACTGGCGTTCCTGGTGCGCTCGGTGCGGACCCATGGCGATATCTTCCATATGCGCCTGGGTGGTCTGCCCACAGTGATGGTCAATCACCCCGACTATCTCCAGCACGTCCTGGTCGACAACCACCAGAACTACGACAAGGACAACTTCCTCTATCGCGCCACCCGGACAGTGCTGCGCGAGGGGCTCATCGCGAACAAGGGCGGCGAGCCATGGCGTCGGCACCGCCGGATCATGCAGCCCTCCTTCAGCCGTTCCAGCGTCGCCGACTTCACCACGAACATCAGCGATCTGACCGGCGACCTGTTGCGCCAGTGGGAAGAGCCGGCCGGCCGAGGCGCGGTGGTCGAGGTGACGACCGAAATCGCCAATCTCGCGCTGCGGATCGTGCTGCGCGCGCTGTTCGGTGTCGACGCGGATGACCGCGGCCGGCGCTTCGAGCGGGACTTCCTGGAAGTGAACGCCATCGCGGGGGATTTCTTCCGGTTCCCCTTCCCGCCGCTGTCCTGGTACTCGCCGTCCCGGAACCGGCTCCGGCAGTTGATCCGGGAGATGGACGGCTTCATTGCGTATCTCATCGATGCGCGCCTGGCCCGGGAGAGCGAGAAGCCCGATCTGTTCACGCTGCTGCTCAATGCGATGGACGAGGAGACCGGAACCGGGCTCACCCATGAGCAGTTGGCCAATGAGATCCTGGCCATGATCATTGCCGGATATGAAACCTCCAGCAATTCCATCTCCTGGATCTTCTACCAGCTCGCCGCGTACCCGGATATCCAGCGCCGGGTGCACGACGAGGTGGACAGCGTGCTGGACGGACGCGTACCCACTCTCGACGATCTGCCCCGTCTGACCTACACCCGCATGGTGATCGACGAGACACTGCGCCTGTTCACCCCGGCGTGGCAGACCATGCGGCACGCCGTCGACGACGATGTCATCGGCGGGTACCGGATTCCCCGGGGAACCGATGTCTATCTGAATCTCTTCACCTTCCACCGGCACCCCGATTTCTGGCCGGACCCGGCCCGGTTCGATCCCGAGCGGTTCACCCCGGAAGAAATCGCCCGGCGGCCACGTCACGTCTATCAGCCGTTCGGAAGCGGGCCCCGCCACTGCCTCGGCAAGCATTTCGCGCTGACCGAACTGCACATCATCACGGCCATGCTCGCCCAGGCCTTCCACATCACCCGGCCGGAGGGCCAGGCCCCCGTGGGTTTCGCGCCGCTGATCACCTTGCATCCCAAGGGCGGCATACACCTCCGGCTGCACCGTCGCTGA
- a CDS encoding cytochrome P450, which translates to MPLTPRTRAARRTPSLREIPTVTARDGIGGTLAFKRDQLAFLGDGLARHGDIFRFRPLGLPMVMVNHPDHIRHILVDKGEQYDKDAAIFKVVRPVLRNGLIANADMALWRRQRRMMAPHFTPRTVSAFARNMTDETVQMLERWESRTAAGDTLDITDEIGQLALRIVNRSLFSADVGAAAQAFERAFGEANSILGAFFRFPFPPLSVPTPSHRRLRRAINGMDAFVSGFIKKRLNDEVATGEETDLLTLLLHSVDEEDGKGMDLEQLHHEVLNICIGAYETTTNTLSWAFYLLARHPEVEERLHAEVDEVLGGRVPAFEDLPKLVYTRMVVEETLRIYSPAYQFMRRAREEDEIDGYRMPAGTNVLINSYFLHRHPDFWEDPERFVPERFTPEQVARRPKHVYIPFGSGHRICIGKHFALTELTLVLATVARHHRLVMPEGAAEVHPEALITLHPKGGVHLRPEPRG; encoded by the coding sequence ATGCCCCTGACTCCGCGTACCCGTGCCGCGCGCCGGACGCCTTCGCTCAGAGAGATTCCCACGGTCACGGCACGGGACGGTATCGGCGGAACGCTGGCCTTCAAACGCGACCAGCTCGCCTTTCTCGGCGACGGGCTGGCGCGGCACGGCGACATCTTCCGGTTCCGCCCGCTCGGCCTGCCCATGGTCATGGTCAACCACCCGGACCACATCCGGCACATCCTGGTCGACAAGGGCGAGCAGTACGACAAGGACGCCGCCATTTTCAAGGTGGTCCGTCCGGTCCTGCGCAACGGCCTGATCGCCAATGCCGATATGGCACTGTGGCGGCGCCAGCGCCGCATGATGGCCCCGCATTTCACCCCGCGCACGGTCAGCGCGTTCGCCCGCAACATGACGGACGAGACCGTGCAGATGCTGGAGCGCTGGGAATCCCGCACCGCCGCCGGTGACACCCTCGACATCACTGACGAAATAGGTCAGTTGGCGCTCCGGATCGTGAACCGGTCACTCTTCAGTGCCGATGTGGGGGCCGCGGCCCAGGCTTTCGAGCGGGCCTTCGGCGAGGCGAACAGTATCCTCGGCGCCTTCTTCCGCTTCCCGTTCCCTCCGCTCAGCGTCCCGACGCCCAGCCACCGGCGGCTGCGCCGGGCGATCAACGGTATGGACGCCTTCGTCTCCGGCTTCATCAAGAAGCGGCTGAACGACGAGGTCGCCACGGGCGAGGAAACCGATCTGCTGACTCTTCTGCTGCACTCCGTGGACGAGGAGGACGGCAAGGGAATGGACCTGGAGCAACTGCACCACGAGGTCCTGAACATCTGCATCGGCGCCTACGAAACGACCACCAACACCCTCTCGTGGGCGTTCTATCTGCTGGCCCGGCATCCCGAGGTCGAGGAGCGGCTGCATGCCGAGGTCGACGAGGTGCTGGGCGGCCGGGTCCCGGCCTTCGAGGATCTGCCGAAGCTGGTGTACACCCGCATGGTCGTCGAAGAGACGCTGCGCATCTATTCCCCGGCGTATCAGTTCATGCGCCGGGCGCGGGAAGAGGACGAGATCGACGGCTATCGGATGCCAGCCGGCACCAATGTCCTCATCAACAGCTATTTCCTGCACCGGCATCCGGACTTCTGGGAAGACCCCGAACGTTTCGTACCCGAGCGTTTCACCCCCGAGCAGGTCGCCCGGCGCCCCAAGCACGTCTACATACCGTTCGGCAGCGGCCACCGCATCTGTATCGGCAAGCACTTCGCGCTGACCGAACTCACCCTCGTGCTGGCCACCGTGGCCCGGCACCACCGGCTGGTCATGCCCGAAGGCGCCGCCGAGGTGCACCCGGAGGCCCTGATCACCCTGCACCCCAAGGGCGGAGTGCACTTGCGGCCGGAGCCCCGCGGATGA